One Cupriavidus oxalaticus genomic region harbors:
- the copC gene encoding copper homeostasis periplasmic binding protein CopC, with product MRIKRPLIATIAAAAALASSAALAHPRLVTSSPADKAEVAAPQKIELTFSEDLVTQFSGANLVMTGMPGMANHAPMKMAARVSASSDPKAMVITPAQPLPAGSYRVEWRAVSADTHPVTGNFSFTVK from the coding sequence ATGCGAATCAAGCGCCCCCTGATCGCCACCATTGCCGCCGCGGCCGCGCTGGCCAGCAGCGCAGCCCTCGCGCATCCCAGGCTGGTCACATCCTCGCCCGCCGACAAGGCCGAGGTGGCCGCGCCGCAGAAGATCGAGCTGACCTTCTCGGAAGACCTCGTCACGCAGTTCTCCGGCGCCAACCTGGTGATGACCGGCATGCCCGGCATGGCCAACCATGCGCCGATGAAGATGGCCGCTCGCGTGTCCGCCAGCAGCGATCCCAAGGCCATGGTGATCACGCCGGCGCAGCCGCTGCCCGCGGGCAGCTACCGCGTCGAATGGCGCGCCGTGTCGGCCGACACGCATCCCGTCACCGGCAATTTCTCCTTCACCGTCAAGTGA
- a CDS encoding DUF6644 family protein produces the protein MAALLAQWSEWAAGLARLPFSASLRASAWAYPAVEIVHLAGMALLFGSIVVVDMRLAGLGRRLPVSLLLRHALPFTVAAFVAVAASGVLLFMAHADELATNPAFLAKLCLVALALLNVAWFHTVPYRRLHDSRLGWDVERAPPAGARISAVVSVVMWVLVICAGRLIAYV, from the coding sequence ATGGCGGCACTGCTGGCGCAATGGAGCGAGTGGGCCGCCGGCCTGGCGCGGCTGCCGTTCTCGGCATCGCTGCGCGCCTCGGCGTGGGCCTACCCGGCAGTGGAGATCGTCCATCTAGCCGGCATGGCGCTGCTGTTCGGCTCCATCGTCGTGGTCGACATGCGCCTGGCCGGGCTTGGGCGCCGGCTGCCGGTCAGCCTGCTGCTGCGCCATGCACTGCCGTTCACGGTAGCGGCCTTTGTCGCCGTCGCCGCCAGCGGCGTGCTGCTGTTCATGGCGCATGCGGACGAACTGGCCACCAATCCCGCCTTCCTCGCCAAGCTGTGCCTGGTCGCGCTGGCGCTGCTCAACGTCGCGTGGTTCCACACCGTGCCGTACCGGCGGCTGCATGACAGCCGGCTCGGCTGGGACGTGGAGCGCGCGCCGCCGGCCGGCGCGCGCATCAGTGCCGTCGTGTCGGTGGTGATGTGGGTGCTGGTGATCTGTGCCGGGCGCCTGATCGCCTACGTTTGA
- a CDS encoding copper resistance protein B produces the protein MKKASRSLAGPATRVAAAVLALAALGAASAQEQHAHGHQGHQEHQGHQGHDVPAQDVSPMQGMEPMQPMQPMEPMQPMQPMQPSGAMDHGDMKMQGGSAPPDARDPHAYSGGYQLGVGKYALGDKRQLMMADEHLFASVLVDRLEWAHASGENAAAYEVQAWFGNSYDKLVLKAEGEAAQGKMHEARTELLWGHAVASYWDTQLGLRNDAGSGRPARNWLAFGIQGLAPYWFEVDATAYVGTSGRTALRLAAEYELLLTQRLILQPRIEANLYGKNDPETGIGSGLSSGTVGVRLRYEFSRQFAPYIGVERYQAFGNTADMIRTAGGRAGETRFVAGVRMWF, from the coding sequence ATGAAGAAGGCTTCCCGCTCGCTGGCCGGGCCCGCCACCCGCGTCGCGGCCGCCGTGCTGGCACTGGCGGCGCTGGGCGCCGCGTCGGCACAGGAACAGCACGCGCATGGCCATCAGGGGCATCAGGAGCATCAGGGGCATCAGGGGCATGATGTGCCGGCGCAGGACGTCTCCCCGATGCAAGGCATGGAGCCGATGCAGCCGATGCAGCCGATGGAACCCATGCAGCCCATGCAGCCCATGCAGCCATCCGGCGCGATGGACCACGGCGACATGAAGATGCAGGGCGGCAGCGCCCCGCCCGATGCGCGCGATCCGCACGCGTATTCCGGCGGCTACCAGCTCGGTGTCGGCAAGTACGCGCTGGGCGACAAGCGCCAGCTGATGATGGCCGACGAGCACCTGTTCGCCTCGGTGCTGGTCGACCGCCTGGAGTGGGCCCACGCCAGCGGCGAAAACGCCGCGGCCTACGAGGTCCAGGCGTGGTTCGGCAACAGCTACGACAAGCTCGTGCTGAAGGCCGAAGGCGAGGCCGCGCAGGGAAAGATGCATGAGGCCCGCACCGAACTGCTATGGGGCCATGCCGTGGCCAGCTACTGGGATACCCAGCTGGGCCTGCGCAACGATGCCGGCAGCGGCCGTCCCGCGCGCAACTGGCTGGCATTCGGCATCCAGGGGCTGGCGCCGTACTGGTTCGAGGTCGACGCCACCGCCTACGTCGGCACCAGCGGCCGCACCGCGCTGCGGCTTGCCGCCGAGTACGAGCTGCTGCTGACGCAGCGCCTGATCCTGCAGCCGCGCATCGAAGCGAACCTGTACGGCAAGAACGATCCCGAAACCGGCATCGGCAGCGGCCTGTCCAGCGGCACCGTGGGCGTGCGCCTGCGCTATGAGTTCAGCCGCCAGTTCGCGCCCTATATCGGCGTCGAGCGCTACCAGGCCTTCGGCAACACGGCGGACATGATCCGCACCGCCGGCGGCCGCGCCGGCGAGACGCGCTTCGTGGCCGGCGTGCGCATGTGGTTCTGA
- a CDS encoding tetratricopeptide repeat protein produces the protein MALTDSRDLAVSTQNARSVELYETALRLLNGYYGDPLGVIDTALDADPGFAMGHALRAGLMLTAGDGTAEPMLRDSVEAGEALAGLNEREQRHLAAARAWLDGEFDRSLRLYGDIVVDYPRDLLAIQVAHLGDFLLGQSSMLRDRVAQALPHWDDGMPGYGYLLGMHAFGLEETQLYGRAEESGRRALELNPRDPWAVHAVAHVMEMQGRLDDGIAWLDARRDDWSEDNMLAVHNWWHLALFQLEAGNTDDVLALYDREISRPAPAIALDLVDASALLWRLRLRGVDVGTRWPPVADDWLGRGAAGYYAFNDVHAVMASLGAQRPAAVDQLRAALERAALGNGTNAMMARDVGLPVADALIAFEQGDYAGAIDLLLPVRLIAHRFGGSHAQRDVIGLTLLESALRAGRRNLAIALTAERAALKPMSPSLHRLVQRADSCRP, from the coding sequence CCGCCCTGCGCCTGCTGAACGGCTACTACGGCGACCCGCTCGGCGTCATCGACACCGCGCTCGACGCCGATCCCGGCTTCGCCATGGGCCATGCCTTGCGCGCCGGCCTGATGCTGACCGCCGGCGACGGCACCGCCGAGCCCATGCTGCGCGACAGCGTCGAAGCCGGCGAGGCGCTCGCCGGGCTGAACGAGCGCGAGCAGCGCCACCTGGCCGCGGCGCGCGCGTGGCTGGACGGCGAGTTCGACCGCTCGCTGCGGCTGTACGGCGATATCGTGGTCGACTATCCGCGCGACCTGCTGGCGATCCAGGTGGCGCACCTGGGCGACTTCCTGCTGGGGCAGTCGTCGATGCTGCGCGACCGCGTCGCGCAGGCGCTGCCGCACTGGGACGACGGCATGCCGGGCTACGGCTACCTGCTCGGCATGCATGCCTTCGGGCTGGAAGAAACCCAGCTCTACGGCCGCGCCGAGGAAAGCGGCCGGCGCGCGCTCGAACTGAACCCGCGCGACCCGTGGGCGGTGCACGCGGTGGCGCACGTGATGGAGATGCAGGGCCGGCTGGACGACGGCATCGCCTGGCTGGATGCACGCCGCGACGACTGGTCCGAGGACAACATGCTGGCCGTGCACAACTGGTGGCACCTGGCCTTGTTCCAGCTCGAAGCCGGCAACACCGACGACGTGCTGGCGCTGTACGACCGCGAGATCAGCCGCCCGGCGCCGGCGATCGCGCTGGACCTGGTGGATGCCTCCGCGCTGCTGTGGCGGCTGCGCCTGCGCGGCGTCGACGTGGGCACGCGCTGGCCGCCCGTGGCGGACGACTGGCTGGGCCGCGGCGCGGCCGGCTACTACGCCTTCAACGACGTCCACGCCGTGATGGCGAGCCTGGGTGCACAGCGGCCTGCGGCCGTCGACCAGCTGCGTGCCGCGCTCGAGCGCGCCGCGCTGGGCAACGGCACCAACGCCATGATGGCGCGCGACGTGGGCCTGCCGGTGGCCGATGCGCTGATCGCGTTCGAACAGGGCGACTACGCCGGGGCGATCGACCTGCTGCTGCCGGTGCGGCTGATCGCCCATCGCTTCGGCGGCAGCCATGCGCAGCGCGACGTGATCGGCCTGACGCTGCTCGAGTCGGCGCTGCGTGCCGGGCGCCGCAACCTGGCCATTGCGCTGACGGCCGAGCGTGCCGCGCTCAAGCCCATGAGCCCGAGCCTGCACCGGCTGGTGCAGCGCGCGGACAGCTGCCGGCCATGA
- a CDS encoding heavy metal response regulator transcription factor, producing MKLLVVEDESKTGEYLRQGLTEAGFVVDLVHNGLDGQHLAMSEPYDLVILDVMLPDMDGWRIVQALRAAENAVPVLFLTARDSVADRVKGLELGADDYLVKPFAFSELLARVRTLLRRGTAQMALDRIQVADLVLDLGRRRATRAGRRITLTSKEFALLELLARRRGEVLPRSLIASQVWDMNFDSDSNVIDVAIRRLRAKIDDGFAPRLIQTVRGMGYVLEEPDPEDAA from the coding sequence ATGAAACTGCTGGTAGTGGAAGACGAGTCCAAGACCGGGGAATACCTGCGCCAGGGCCTGACGGAAGCGGGCTTTGTCGTCGACCTCGTGCACAACGGGCTGGACGGCCAGCACCTGGCCATGAGCGAGCCCTACGACCTCGTCATCCTCGACGTGATGCTGCCCGACATGGACGGCTGGCGCATCGTGCAGGCGCTGCGCGCCGCCGAAAACGCCGTGCCGGTGCTGTTCCTGACCGCGCGCGACAGCGTGGCCGACCGCGTCAAGGGCCTGGAGCTGGGCGCCGACGACTACCTGGTCAAGCCCTTCGCCTTCTCCGAACTGCTGGCGCGCGTACGCACCCTGCTGCGGCGCGGCACGGCGCAGATGGCGCTCGATCGGATCCAGGTGGCCGATCTTGTACTCGACCTGGGCCGCCGGCGCGCCACCCGGGCCGGGCGCCGCATCACGCTGACCAGCAAGGAGTTCGCGCTGCTCGAGCTGCTGGCGCGGCGCCGCGGCGAAGTGCTGCCGCGCTCGCTGATCGCCTCGCAGGTGTGGGACATGAACTTTGACAGCGACAGCAACGTGATCGACGTGGCCATCCGCCGCCTGCGCGCCAAGATCGACGACGGCTTCGCGCCCCGGCTGATCCAGACCGTGCGCGGCATGGGCTATGTGCTGGAAGAGCCCGACCCGGAGGATGCGGCATGA
- a CDS encoding DUF6152 family protein, producing MPNRFRSLILAASATLALAAVPALAHHGWSTYDETKPMTLTGKIVESHYENPHAHIRIDAGGKRWLAILAPVSRMEARGATADKVAVGREVTLVGYASKEKADELRAERITMDGKTVELR from the coding sequence ATGCCGAACCGCTTCCGCTCGCTGATCCTCGCCGCCAGCGCCACGCTGGCGCTGGCCGCTGTACCGGCCCTGGCCCACCACGGCTGGTCGACCTACGACGAAACCAAGCCCATGACGCTGACCGGCAAGATCGTCGAGAGCCATTACGAGAACCCGCACGCGCACATCCGCATCGATGCGGGCGGCAAGCGCTGGCTGGCCATCCTCGCGCCGGTGTCGCGCATGGAAGCGCGCGGCGCCACCGCCGACAAGGTCGCCGTGGGCCGCGAGGTCACGCTGGTCGGCTACGCCAGCAAGGAAAAGGCCGACGAGCTGCGCGCCGAGCGCATCACCATGGACGGCAAGACCGTCGAGCTGCGCTGA
- a CDS encoding heavy metal sensor histidine kinase, with amino-acid sequence MKARLSLTARLTILFSLSSAAVLLGLGVLIWLAMDSHFADEDYAVLGDNVRLVRQIAAEGPVASLPQRLGQALEHHPGFVAEVRNADGQRVYATHGFDFGTAQATAAALPADRDTFAWEQRGQAYRGLRAVAQVPGAGALRIVVGMDTALHAHFMQAFRQSLAFYTALAALASGLLGWWAARRGLAPLRTMASRARTVTAHKLDERMPVEAVPVEMADLAATLNAMLARLQDDFRRLSEFSSDLAHELRTPITNLMTQTDVVLSQPRDAAKYREVLASNAEELQRLSRMVSDMLFLAKMEHGITLPSAERIAVEEEVAALFDFYDALAEDKGVQLRQHGSGRITGDRLMVRRALSNVLSNALRHAAAGKPVMVTIVPRAGAQEGTEAVEAMEALDIVVENEGETIPPEFLPSLFDRFSRADKSRARPDSDGTGLGLAITQAIMAAHGGAIAAESAAGRTRFVLTFRARREPDTLRA; translated from the coding sequence ATGAAGGCCCGGCTGTCGCTGACGGCGCGGCTCACGATCCTGTTTTCGCTGTCGTCGGCGGCGGTGCTGCTGGGGCTGGGCGTGCTGATCTGGCTGGCGATGGACAGCCATTTCGCCGACGAGGACTATGCCGTGCTGGGCGACAACGTGCGCCTGGTCCGCCAGATCGCGGCCGAAGGCCCGGTGGCGTCGCTGCCGCAGCGGCTGGGACAGGCGCTGGAGCACCATCCCGGCTTCGTCGCCGAGGTGCGCAACGCAGATGGCCAACGCGTGTACGCCACGCATGGTTTCGATTTCGGCACCGCGCAGGCCACGGCCGCGGCGCTGCCGGCGGATCGCGATACCTTCGCCTGGGAGCAGCGCGGGCAGGCCTACCGCGGCTTGCGCGCCGTGGCGCAGGTGCCGGGCGCCGGCGCGCTGCGCATCGTGGTCGGCATGGACACCGCACTGCACGCCCACTTCATGCAGGCGTTCCGCCAGTCGCTGGCCTTCTACACCGCGCTGGCCGCGCTGGCCAGCGGCCTGCTGGGCTGGTGGGCGGCGCGCCGCGGGCTGGCGCCGCTGCGCACCATGGCATCGCGCGCGCGCACGGTCACCGCGCACAAGCTCGACGAGCGCATGCCGGTGGAGGCGGTGCCGGTGGAAATGGCCGACCTGGCCGCCACGCTCAACGCCATGCTCGCGCGGCTGCAGGACGACTTCAGGCGCCTGTCGGAATTCTCGTCGGACCTGGCCCATGAGTTGCGCACGCCCATCACCAACCTGATGACGCAGACCGACGTGGTGCTGTCGCAGCCGCGCGATGCGGCCAAGTACCGCGAGGTGCTGGCGTCCAACGCCGAGGAGCTGCAGCGGCTCTCGCGCATGGTGTCCGACATGCTCTTCCTGGCCAAGATGGAACACGGCATCACGCTGCCCAGCGCGGAGCGCATCGCGGTCGAAGAGGAAGTCGCGGCGCTGTTCGACTTCTACGATGCGCTGGCCGAGGACAAGGGCGTGCAGCTGCGGCAGCACGGCAGCGGCCGCATCACCGGCGACCGGCTGATGGTGCGGCGCGCGCTCAGCAACGTGCTGTCCAACGCACTGCGGCACGCCGCCGCGGGCAAGCCGGTCATGGTGACGATCGTGCCGCGCGCCGGCGCGCAGGAAGGGACGGAGGCGGTGGAGGCGATGGAGGCCCTGGATATCGTGGTCGAAAACGAAGGCGAAACCATTCCGCCCGAATTCCTGCCGTCGCTGTTCGACCGCTTTTCACGCGCCGACAAGTCGCGCGCGCGTCCGGATTCGGACGGCACCGGGCTGGGCCTGGCGATCACGCAGGCGATCATGGCCGCGCACGGCGGCGCCATCGCCGCCGAGTCGGCCGCGGGCAGGACGCGCTTCGTGCTGACGTTCCGCGCGCGGCGCGAACCGGACACCTTGCGGGCGTGA
- the copD gene encoding copper homeostasis membrane protein CopD, giving the protein MDWLAVALRLALYVVLGLAFGLPLFCLTGLRRDEHGARFAAQCRAIALGCALAGAVLSLAALVVMARTMSGAASYAALDRDVFGMIVTGTAYGMAWSVRVAALVLCLPAVLALRARPVAQAVLLATLSAAALASLPWGGHGAMSEGLGHYVHLAADTAHLLAAGAWAGALAAFVLLSRARPRSDAAALSLLSRTANGFARLGTGIVVTLVLTGALNYGFVVGAGLRDFPLTAYGGLLAAKLALFMSMLALAAANRFRHAPRLAQALRAGQPALAARALRRSVALEAAAGSAVLALVAALGMLSPAMS; this is encoded by the coding sequence ATGGACTGGCTCGCCGTGGCGCTGCGCCTGGCGCTCTATGTCGTCCTGGGCCTGGCATTCGGCCTGCCGCTGTTCTGCCTGACCGGGCTGCGGCGCGATGAACACGGTGCGCGCTTCGCCGCGCAGTGCCGCGCCATTGCGCTAGGTTGCGCGCTGGCCGGCGCCGTGCTGTCGCTGGCGGCGCTGGTGGTGATGGCCAGGACGATGAGCGGCGCGGCGTCGTACGCCGCACTGGATCGCGATGTCTTCGGCATGATCGTGACCGGCACGGCGTATGGCATGGCCTGGTCGGTGCGCGTGGCGGCGCTGGTGCTGTGCCTGCCAGCGGTGCTGGCGCTGCGCGCGCGGCCCGTGGCGCAGGCCGTATTGCTGGCAACACTGTCGGCGGCGGCGCTGGCATCGCTGCCCTGGGGCGGCCACGGCGCGATGAGCGAGGGCCTCGGCCATTACGTGCACCTGGCTGCCGACACGGCGCACCTGCTTGCCGCGGGTGCGTGGGCCGGTGCGCTGGCCGCCTTCGTGCTGCTGTCGCGGGCACGGCCGCGATCCGATGCCGCCGCGTTGTCGCTGCTCAGCCGCACGGCCAACGGCTTCGCCAGACTCGGCACCGGCATCGTCGTCACGCTGGTGCTGACCGGCGCGCTGAACTACGGCTTCGTCGTCGGGGCCGGGCTGCGGGACTTCCCGCTCACCGCATACGGTGGCCTGCTGGCCGCCAAGCTCGCGCTGTTCATGTCGATGCTGGCGCTGGCCGCGGCCAATCGCTTCCGCCACGCGCCGCGGCTGGCGCAGGCATTGCGAGCGGGCCAGCCTGCCTTGGCGGCGCGCGCGCTGCGGCGCAGCGTGGCGCTGGAGGCGGCCGCGGGCTCGGCGGTGCTGGCGCTGGTCGCGGCGCTGGGCATGCTGTCGCCTGCGATGAGCTGA
- a CDS encoding copper resistance system multicopper oxidase encodes MRRHRPTGLLLPTPADLPRRRFVQGLVAGGVVAGLAGFGGAGALASTPARATAAAAGTAPVLRGTEFDLVIGESLVNFTGKPTVATTINGMLPGPTLRWREGDTVTIRVTNRLREATSIHWHGIILPFEMDGVPGISFAGIAPGETFTYRFKVAQQGSYWYHSHSGFQEMTGVYGGIVIDPAEGRAHGHADRDYTVLLSDWTDEDPMRVLTKLKVQSDYYNYNQPTAADFFRDAARDGLKQALDKRRMWNQMRMSPTDLADLSGATLTYLTNGLTPAGNWTGLFRRGETVRLRFINGSGNTFYDVRIPGLKLRVVQVDGQDLEPVTVDEFRFGPGETCDVVVAPQDDAYTVFAQAMERTGYARGTLAVREGLSAPVPAPDKPEWLSMTDMMGGMGGMGGMGHGGAHGMDHSQHGMDHGQHGMDHGQHGMAAMAAEPSLKVPSKVARHARTEYGAGTDMRVDMARTNLDDPGIGLRNNGRRVLTLADQHTIGGPMDPRGPGREIELHLTGNMERYTWSFDGVEFGKSTPVYFKYGERLRVILHNDTMMTHPMHLHGMWSELEAPDGSFQARRHTIPVQPAQRISFLVTADALGRWAWHCHLMMHMDAGMFREVVVA; translated from the coding sequence ATGCGACGCCACCGACCTACGGGCCTCCTGCTGCCCACGCCTGCCGACTTGCCACGCCGCCGCTTCGTCCAGGGGCTGGTGGCCGGCGGCGTGGTTGCCGGGCTGGCAGGGTTTGGCGGCGCCGGCGCGCTGGCCAGCACGCCCGCCCGCGCCACTGCCGCCGCGGCAGGAACCGCGCCGGTGCTGCGCGGCACCGAGTTCGACCTCGTGATCGGCGAGTCGCTGGTCAACTTCACCGGCAAGCCGACGGTGGCGACCACCATCAACGGCATGCTGCCGGGCCCGACGCTGCGCTGGCGCGAAGGCGACACGGTCACCATCCGCGTCACCAACCGGCTGCGCGAGGCGACCTCGATCCACTGGCACGGCATCATCCTGCCGTTCGAGATGGACGGCGTGCCGGGCATCAGCTTTGCCGGCATCGCCCCGGGGGAGACCTTCACCTACCGCTTCAAGGTCGCGCAGCAGGGCAGCTACTGGTATCACTCGCACTCCGGTTTCCAGGAGATGACCGGGGTCTACGGCGGCATCGTCATCGACCCGGCCGAAGGCCGCGCGCACGGACATGCCGACCGCGACTACACCGTGCTGCTGTCCGACTGGACCGACGAAGACCCGATGCGGGTGCTGACCAAGCTCAAGGTGCAGAGCGACTACTACAACTACAACCAGCCTACCGCCGCCGATTTCTTCCGCGACGCGGCGCGCGACGGGCTGAAGCAGGCGCTGGACAAGCGCCGCATGTGGAACCAGATGCGGATGAGCCCGACCGATCTTGCGGACCTGTCGGGCGCCACGCTGACCTACCTGACCAACGGCCTCACGCCGGCCGGCAACTGGACCGGGCTGTTCCGCCGCGGTGAGACCGTGCGGCTGCGCTTCATCAACGGCTCGGGCAATACCTTCTACGACGTGCGCATTCCGGGGCTGAAGCTGCGCGTGGTGCAGGTCGACGGGCAGGACCTGGAGCCGGTGACCGTCGACGAATTCCGCTTCGGCCCTGGCGAGACCTGCGACGTCGTGGTCGCGCCGCAGGACGACGCCTACACCGTCTTCGCGCAGGCGATGGAGCGCACCGGCTATGCGCGCGGCACGCTGGCCGTGCGCGAAGGCCTGTCGGCGCCGGTGCCCGCGCCCGACAAGCCGGAGTGGCTGAGCATGACGGACATGATGGGTGGCATGGGTGGCATGGGTGGTATGGGCCATGGCGGCGCGCATGGCATGGACCACAGCCAGCACGGCATGGATCATGGCCAGCACGGCATGGATCATGGCCAGCACGGCATGGCGGCGATGGCGGCCGAGCCGTCCCTCAAGGTGCCGAGCAAGGTTGCGCGCCATGCCCGCACCGAGTACGGCGCCGGCACCGACATGCGCGTCGACATGGCGCGCACCAACCTCGACGACCCCGGCATCGGCCTGCGCAACAACGGCCGGCGCGTGCTGACGCTGGCCGACCAGCACACCATCGGCGGCCCGATGGACCCGCGCGGCCCGGGCCGCGAGATCGAGCTGCACCTGACCGGCAACATGGAACGCTACACGTGGTCGTTCGACGGCGTGGAGTTCGGCAAGTCGACGCCGGTTTATTTCAAGTACGGAGAACGGCTGCGCGTGATCCTGCACAACGACACCATGATGACCCACCCCATGCACCTGCACGGCATGTGGAGCGAACTGGAAGCGCCGGACGGCAGCTTCCAGGCGCGGCGCCACACCATCCCCGTGCAGCCGGCGCAGCGCATCAGCTTTCTCGTCACCGCCGACGCGCTGGGACGCTGGGCCTGGCATTGCCACCTGATGATGCATATGGATGCGGGCATGTTCCGCGAAGTGGTGGTGGCGTGA